In Pongo pygmaeus isolate AG05252 chromosome 19, NHGRI_mPonPyg2-v2.0_pri, whole genome shotgun sequence, the genomic stretch tctttcttttatgaccTTGTGCAAGTCACGACTTTCCAAGCtgcaatttcctcatctgtgaggtTGAATGTGAGAACTTCCTGGTACGATTGTTATGAGCATTAACTGAGTGTTTACTTTGTGCTGTGTCTTGTTCTAAGTGTATTATGGATAGTCACTAGTTTAATCCTCATATCAAATGGATGAGGTGTAGGTACTACTATTTACACACTCTctgacagataaggaaattgaggtatAGAAGGTTATTAAGTAGGTTGCCCACAGTCATAAGCCAGTAAATGGAGGAGCTGTATTTGAATTCTGGCAGGCTCCAGAATCCTGGGCCTGGGTTCTTAGCTGCTAAGTGCTTCTCCCTTTAAAGTGTGAAAAGCACCTGCCCATCATGGGTTCTCAAGTGTTCGTTCTGATGTCACCTCCATTGTCTGACCTTCCTGCCTTACCCCGAAGAGCCGAAACATGCAGATCCTGAGCTTGCCCACAATCTAGGGCTTGGGTCTTCTGTTCTTTCAGTTGGTTCCCTTACCTGTCTCTGTTCCTCTCTAGAACCttcatggcaaaaggcaagacTTCTGTGTGTTGTACCTGACCTGTGCCACTATCTCTTTAGGTGGACATCTTCAATAAGGAGCTATTGCTAATCCCCATCCACCTGGAGGTGCATTGGTCCCTCATCTCTGTTGATGTGAGGCGACGTACCATCACCTATTTTGACTCGCAGCGTACCCTAAACCGCCGCTGCCCTAAGGTTTGAGGGGGTAGGAGAGAGATGGGCAAAATGTGGGGAGGTGCAGTGGCAAGGCATTGCAGGAAGAAGGGGTGGGCTTTCGGTCTTTGAGGGGCGACCTGGGCATGGTGTCTGCCACCACTGTACCCACCGTACTGTGTTCAATTGAGAAGCTTAGGGCATCACTTTCTTTTTCCCCATCCACATAGCATATTGCCAAGTATCTACAGGCAGAGGCGGTAAAGAAAGACCGACTGGATTTCCACCAGGGCTGGAAAGGTTACTTCAAAATGGTGAGTTTCCTGAGGGAGGGGTATAGGGTGTTGGTGGGGATAGTGGTAGAAGGCAGAAATTGAAGTCCTACCCCTGGGAGTCTCCATGTGAAGggcctgctttctttctcttctctagaATGTGGCCAGGCAGAATAATGACAGTGACTGTGGTGCTTTTGTGTTGCAGGTAAGCAGATGATGGGGCCACCTCCTCTAGCTCTGAAGTCAGTTGGGTTAAAGGGTCGGGAGGCTGCTGTGCATCCCCTCATTTGGCTCATAGTCAGTTGTGGAGCAGGAAGTAATCTGTTTTAGAACACCAAAACACTGGCTTCACTGGTTCTCTTCTGGGCTTCTCCATCCCACATAGGGACTGGGTCTCTGGTCTTGGGCCTCTGGCCTTCATAGAGCTCCCTGCTAACCTCCAACTCAGTGTATTTTCTCCATCTAAAACATTCTATCTTGTACCAAGTAAGAACACTAGCTTTAGAGTCAGGCTGTTTTTGAACCCCAGGCTATGGGACCCTGGCTCCCTTTGGGGATGTTCTCTGAAAGATGGAGACACATCTCATATGAAATGTGTAGCACAGGTCCTGACACGGGGGGTTTCTCATGGCCTGCTTTGTTAACACCCAGTACTGCAAGCATCTGGCCCTGTCTCAGCCATTCAGCTTCACCCAGCAGGACATGCCCAAACTTCGTCGGCAGATCTACAAGGAGCTGTGTCACTGCAAACTCACTGTGTGAGCCTCGTACCCCAGACTCCAAGCCCATTAATGGGAAGGAGGACATGGGAGTCCCTTCCCAAGAAACTCCAGTTCCTTTCCTCTCTTGCCTCTTCCCACTCACTTCCCTTtggtttttcatatttaaatgtttcaatttctgtatttttttttctttgagagaatACTTGTTGATTTCTGATGTGCAGGGGATGGCTACAGAAAAGCCCCTTTCTTCCTCTGTTTGCAGGGGAGTGTGGCCCTGTGGCCTGGGTGGAGCAGTCATCCTCCCCCTTCCCTGTGCAGGGAGCAGGAAATCAGTGCTGGGGGTGGTGGGCGGGCAATAGGATCACTGCCTGCCAgatcttcaaacttttttttatatatatatatataaatgccacGGTCCTGCTCTGGTCAATAAAGGATCCTTTGTTGATACATAAGTCGTGGTCTTCCTTAAGTGGCCTCAAATTAGTGGATATGCTTAGCTCAGACCTTCCAGCCAGGCTCTTGAGACTAAAGGGTTCAGCTTTCCATCCCTGGCTCAGGCACTGCCAACACATTGTCTTCATCACCCAAACAAATCCCCCAGATTGGGGCAGAGGGCAGGAAGGAGGGCATCCGAGAGGGAAGCTGGGGAACTGGACACAAGGGACTGGGGAGGGGACCAACCAGGATTCATGACAGTATCCCAAAGCCCTTTACAGTTTTCTtccatccctccaccctccagccaGGGGAATCCTCCCATCCCTACGATATCGCTGTTGATTCCTTCATCCCTGGCACACGTCCAGGCAGTGTCGAATCCATCCATCTCTGCTACAGGGGAAAACATAACATTTGAGTCCAGTGGAGACCTGGAGCAGAAGTAAAGGGAAGTGATAACCCCCAGAGTCCGGaagcctctggaggctgagacctACGCCCCCCTTGCGTGATAGGGCCTACGGAGCCACATGACCAAGACACTGTCGCCTCGGCACGTGTGAGAGTGCAGGGCCCCAAGATGGCTGCCAGGCCTCGAGGCCTGACTCCTCTATGTCACTTCCGTGCCGGCGAGAAAGGCGGGCCCTCCAGCCAATGAGGCTGCGGGGCGGGCCTTCACCTTGATAGGCACTCGAATTATCCAATGGTGGCTGCGAGCCAGAGCGACTAGGAACTAACGTCACGCCGAGTTGCTGAGCGCCGGCAGGCGGGGCCGGGGCGGCCAAACCAATGCGATGGCCGGGGCGGAGTCGGGCGCTCTATAAGTTGTCGATAGGCGGGCACTCCGCCCTAGTTTCTAAGGATCATGTCTGCGAGCCAGGATTCCCGGTAAGAAAGGCATTTGCAACAGATTGTGGCTGCTTATTTTGCCGCCCCCTTCCGACGGGCCCGCCGGGGGTAGCTGAGAGTCCCACCAGGGTTGCGGGAGAAACCGAGCCGGTGGGGGGGGAGGGTCCGACCTGGAGGGGCGAGGGGGAAGATTCATGGCCGACGCGGCCACCAGGTCGAGGCGGAGGGCAGGGAGAGCCCGGCTAGGGTCAGGCGTGCGAGGTTTGTTACGAGGCCTCGACCCGAGGCGGTGCCGTGCGCGAAGCCCCGGCGCTGAGTGGCGAGACGGGGTCGCGACCTGGcgtggaaagaaaggtggaggCGGCCGCCACTATGTGTGGCCGAGAGCCGGCAGGTCCGGTTGCCTTACTGTGCCGGGGGAGGGACGGCGCGCGGGGTTCCGGAGGATTCTGACGGTACCATTCGCGAGAGGCGGGGGTGCCTGGTCCTTAGATCCAGTCACTTCGTCGCGGCTAAAACACGGGTCGGGGAGAAGAAACCGGCCGTTCAGTGTGCTGGTTTTCTTGACGGCCAGGACTGAGCCTAACCCCGAGGAGCGGCCGCGTGAGGCACCGGGAGCCCACCCGGCGCCGGGCGGGCGGGTCCATTTTGCCGCACAAGCCGGGCTATTGGCAAACTGCGGATGGGCAGGTCCACCTTCCTTCGGGGGTGAGCGGCCTGAGGTATGGGAGGGCGACGCTACTTCGCGACGGGGGCGGGCGGGATGTGGATTGTTCCATGGAGGGGTGGGAGACGCCGCCGGGTGGTCGAGGGAGCGAGCACATGGTGGCCTGAGGCGTTCCCCTCCCCCAGTCTGCTTCGCTTTTAAGTGTTGTGCAATCTCCCCCTTTGCTAGCTCGGCTTGGGCTCATTGTGCGCGAGGCCGCCACCGCCCGCGGCCTCCCACATCCGGGCAACGCGAGGGGGGGGCTTCGGCtggagggagtgggggagggcGCGGGCGGGATGACGTGGGGGGAAGGGGATGTCCTACCCTCCGATCTGGGAGGTGAAGGGCGGGACTTCCGGCGCGCTGGTGCTGCGGTGGGAGGTGCACGCGCTTGGGCTTTAAGCGGCTGGGTCGGGCCCACGTGGACCCGGCGGCAAGCACCACCTCTGGGCACCGTGAGCGCGGCGGCATGCCTGCTACCCTGTCTTCAGAAAGGGTCACCCCCTTATGTCGGGGGTGGCCTGGCCTGAGACGCTGCCTGCATGGGGCAAAGGCCTCAGTTTTATAGAAACTCCTCTGGGTACCTCTTGGGAGCTGGTGGGAGTTAGATCTGGGAGAGCAGGTTGATGGCATCATGCAGGCCACTCCTGACAGACCCCGGCTGTCAGGATTTCTGAGTGCTTCGGTCGGGCAGGGGACAAAACTTGTGCTTTAAACCAACAGATCCAGAGACAATGGCCCCGATGGGATGGAGCCCGAAGGCGTCATCGAGGTGAGACTGGAGAAATGGAATTCTGTCCTCCCCCATTACAACTTTCAGCCTTACAGTTCTATAGAGTTAGAGTGGCCTCTTGATTGATTTCCCAGACCATCTAGAAGCAGCTGGTTTCCCTAAAGGGAGGAGGGGTTGTGTAAGCTCTGAGGCTTTGGTTAGTACGCAGTAGATTCTGTTTGCTCTGAGACTACAGCTCAGCTCCACCTTTTCCATGATTCAAGCTTTAATTTCTTTGCATCCCTTAGAGTAACTGGAATGAGATTGTTGACAGCTTTGATGACATGAACCTCTCGGAGTCCCTTCTCCGTGGCATCTACGCCTATGGTTTTGAGAAGCCCTCTGCCATCCAGCAGCGAGCCATTCTACCTTGTATCAAGGGTGAGACCTCTCAGTCCCAGAAGACATTGTGGACTGTCCCTGACCTGGGTAGAGTGGCATCTGGTTGGTGATGCCCATCTCATATCAGCCAGGGACAAAGCAACTCCTTGTTCATCCCAGCTTGGCTTTTGATCTGTGCCCATGCCTGGTTCATGCCTTGGACACATAGGTTTCCTTTAAAGAGGTGGTATTGTAGCCAGCTTATACTTGCATCTACAGCCATGTTTCTAGTCCAGCTTGGTGTGCAATACTAGATGAGTTAACAACTGGTCCTTGTTTCTGATCTGGTTTCCATTGTGTAACTGTGTTGATTGGGAAGGTAATTTGTGAGCCATGAAATGCTTCGTTCATTGGTTGCTTATTGACCTCATTAACTAGGACTGGAATATCCCAAAGGGTATGCTCTTTATCACGTTTAATTCCTAATTTATTTCTTTAGGTTATGATGTGATTGCTCAAGCCCAATCTGGGACTGGGAAAACGGCCACATTTGCCATATCGATTCTGCAGCAGATTGAATTAGATCTAAAAGCCACCCAGGCCTTGGTCCTAGCACCCACTCGAGAATTGGCTCAGCAGGTAAGAGTGGCTTCTATTCGCTCCTTAAGGGCTGATTTAGGGATGATGAGTATAATCCAAGGACCAGAGAAGTCTTCTCTGATCACCACCTTGGGAGGAAGAGATGGGTGCCCTAACACTCTCAAGATCTGCTGGGTTAATTAGAAGCTATTTCTTACCCAAACATAACCATCGCTTCCTCCACCCATTTCCTGAGTCAAATGGGAAGGCTATTGGGTGAAGCCTGGCTGGCTGGGCAAGTTTGGCTGTGTTCTGAATAAGCACCTTCACTATGGGCTAAGAGACACCTTGGTTGGTGGGGGTGATTTTACAGTAGTCAGAGCAGATGGACAGTCCTTTTTTCACCCTTGCTGAATGGCCAGAGCTGTTTCATGCCTGGGGCACACACAATTCTAATGTTGGACTTTTTCCTGGGTCATGCTGCAACACTGATCTCAgagcatgtttttaaatgttctgtGGTGGGGGCAGTGATTATTCTGGGTGTGGATAATGTAAGAAGTTACAGCAGAGCTCCATTCTAAGGCACTTGGCTCTCAGTTTTCTCAGAGTGAACATGCCTCGTAGCTTGGGTCCTATGGCAGGAGTGCAATAGGACATGGCTACGCATCACCTGTTCTATAAAACTGGTTGCTggctgggcgtggaggctcactcctataatcccaatactttgggaggccaaggcaggcagatcacttgagatcaggagttggagaccagcctggccaacatagtgaaaccccgcttctactaaaaatacaaaatttagccgggcatggtggtgtgtgcgttttatcccagctacttgggaagctcaggcaggagaatttaacccaggaggcggaggttgcagtgagctgagattgtgccattgcactccagcctgggcaacaagcaaagctctgtctcaaaaaacaacaaaaaaaacaaaactggttgCTGCGTGATGAGGCAGTTGGTCAAATTAGCTTTCAGAAAGTTAAGGGTTCTAAATATTAGAGTAAGAAACTGAATTAATTATCTGAGCGGCCTTATTGTGAATCACTGTACACTCAGGAACCAGACTGAGTTGAAATGCTGTCTTTGCCACCTATTGACAGCACGATCTTAAGTGGATTTTAGCCTCTGCCTGTTTCTCAGCTGAATGTGAGTTTAATAATAGTGCATGCCCCAAAGTTGTTGGTTAGGAATCAATACATGAAAAACATTTAAGAATGGCGCCGGGCACAGTGGTAGCTGACATATGAGCACCTACCTGCCTCTCTCTGCTCAGATACAGAAGGTGGTCATGGCACTAGGAGACTACATGGGCGCCTCCTGTCATGCCTGTATCGGGGGCACCAACGTGCGTGCTGAGGTGCAGAAACTGCAGATGGAAGCTCCCCACATCATCGTGGGTACCCCTGGCCGTGTGTTTGATATGCTTAACCGGAGATACCTGTGTGAGTAATTCAGTTCTCCAATCCCCTGGGTCACTTTGCTCTTGTGCACGCTTTCCAGTCTTTCAGCGTAAGCCAAAGTCATTCCCAAGGATGCTGGTTTCCCTCTGGGGAAGAGCTGCTCTGTGATGGAGCCCATGCGTGTCATCTGAGCCTCTGGCTTCCCTGCCAGCGCAGCCCAGGCAGTGTCCTACTTCCCAGGGCTGTTGTCTGCCTGGCGGGAAGGTCCTGGGCAAAGGATCAGTCTTTGTACTCTGAGAGCAGACTACTTGACCCCTGTCTGTTTTTTATCAGCGAAGTTGGATATATCTCTTACACATTTCCCTAATTATATGCTAtatattggcttttttttcttctctagctCCCAAATACATCAAGATGTTTGTATTGGATGAAGCTGACGAAATGCTAAGCCGTGGATTCAAGGACCAGATCTATGACATATTCCAAAAGCTCAACAGCAACACCCAGGTGAGGGCAGTCTTGCTTGAATAGCTAATGATTCTTGAAAAATAGCAAGTGCCGGGGAACCAAATTCTGGATTCTTGTCTTGAGCCTTTTTATGCATCCGCTTCAGTTTTAGGTGTGGCAAGGGAAGGGAGCAGGCTTTGGGAAGGAACCACCGCTCTtaagcctggcctttttttccaCTAGGTAGTTTTGCTGTCAGCCACGATGCCTTCTGATGTGCTTGAGGTGACCAAGAAGTTCATGAGGGACCCCATTCGGATTCTTGTCAAGAAGGAAGAGTTGACCCTGGAGGGTATCCGCCAATTCTACATCAATGTGGAACGAGAGGTGGGGCCCAGTGCAGGAGGCGGGCCTGGTAGTGAGTTGTTGGGTATAGCCCCTGACTGATTTTTGTCCCCCAACCTCCAGGAGTGGAAGCTGGACACACTATGTGACTTGTATGAAACCCTGACCATCACCCAGGCAGTCATCTTCATCAACACCCGGAGGAAGGTGGACTGGCTCACCGAGAAGATGCATGCTCGAGATTTCACTGTATCTGCCATGGTGTGTTTGCCCGCTGCCAGCCTGTTGTGGGTCTGCCCGTCAGAAGTGTCCTACTTGAAGCCAGGGTTCCTGGAATCCATGTGCCTACCTGGTCTGCtgcatgtttgttttctttttctagcatGGAGATATGGACCAAAAGGAACGAGACGTGATCATGAGGGAGTTTCGTTCTGGCTCTAGCAGAGTTTTGATTACCACTGACCTGCTGGTGAGTAGAGGGAACTGACAGGAAAGGCAGAAGGGAGGATCCAAGGTGATTCCCTCTCCAAGGGGACATCAGTGCCTCTCAGGAAAGTAGCAGCTTGGAATAGAATCTGGCATGCCTAAGGCCTTTGGGGAACTGGGATGCTTATttcctctgccttccttggcTGCCCACATGGATGCCTAAGTGTCTTCCCTCCGGGATAGTGTCCTCCGTGCACATGCTGAAGAGTTGTCTTTCTTGACGTAGGCCAGAGGCATTGATGTGCAGCAGGTTTCTTTAGTCATCAACTATgaccttcccaccaacagggaAAACTATATCCACAGGTAAGTGTAAATCTGGAATACTCCCCCACCCCTTCACGCCTGGCCCTCCCTGGGCTTAAAGCTCCTGATATTCCTCATCCCCTTCCTTG encodes the following:
- the EIF4A1 gene encoding eukaryotic initiation factor 4A-I; this translates as MSASQDSRSRDNGPDGMEPEGVIESNWNEIVDSFDDMNLSESLLRGIYAYGFEKPSAIQQRAILPCIKGYDVIAQAQSGTGKTATFAISILQQIELDLKATQALVLAPTRELAQQIQKVVMALGDYMGASCHACIGGTNVRAEVQKLQMEAPHIIVGTPGRVFDMLNRRYLSPKYIKMFVLDEADEMLSRGFKDQIYDIFQKLNSNTQVVLLSATMPSDVLEVTKKFMRDPIRILVKKEELTLEGIRQFYINVEREEWKLDTLCDLYETLTITQAVIFINTRRKVDWLTEKMHARDFTVSAMHGDMDQKERDVIMREFRSGSSRVLITTDLLARGIDVQQVSLVINYDLPTNRENYIHRIGRGGRFGRKGVAINMVTEEDKRTLRDIETFYNTSIEEMPLNVADLI